A window of Juglans regia cultivar Chandler chromosome 7, Walnut 2.0, whole genome shotgun sequence contains these coding sequences:
- the LOC109011363 gene encoding putative glycine-rich cell wall structural protein 1, which translates to MASSRLVGAAFLVLLLLDLTFAARSSPKAIDRKSVGGGGGRGGGGGGGGGRGGGPGSGYGSGYGSGGGAGYGKGGGGGGGKGGGGGGGGGSGGGSGYGSGSGSGYGEGYGSGHGVGSGQGGGGGGGGGHGGGGGGGSGNGSGSGYGEGYGSGEGYGGGVGEGGLHGSGHGGGGGGGGGGGGGGGSGNGSGSGYGGGYGEGYGSGHGNGEGDFP; encoded by the coding sequence ATGGCCAGCTCTAGGCTGGTTGGTGCTGCATTCTTGGTTTTGCTCCTTCTGGACCTTACATTTGCCGCGAGATCATCACCAAAGGCCATAGATCGTAAGAGTgttggtggtggaggaggaagaggcggcggtggtggcggtggaggaggaagaggaggcgGGCCTGGTTCAGGGTATGGTTCAGGATACGGGTCAGGGGGTGGTGCTGGATATGGtaaaggaggaggaggtggtggtggtaagggaggaggtggaggtggtggaggaggGTCCGGGGGTGGTTCAGGATATGGGTCTGGAAGCGGTTCTGGGTATGGCGAAGGATATGGATCAGGTCATGGTGTCGGAAGCGGACAAGGTGGTGGAGGCGGAGGTGGAGGTGGGCATGGCGGTGGAGGAGGTGGAGGCTCAGGAAATGGAAGTGGGTCTGGTTATGGCGAAGGATATGGAAGTGGTGAAGGATATGGAGGTGGGGTTGGTGAAGGAGGTCTTCATGGTAGTGGCCATGGAGGAggcggtggtggaggtggaggtggtggtggtggtggcggttCTGGAAATGGCTCTGGCTCTGGATATGGTGGTGGCTATGGGGAAGGCTATGGCTCCGGACATGGCAATGGGGAAGGCGATTTCCcatga
- the LOC109011343 gene encoding protein BTR1-like isoform X3, which translates to MEKATYMKFLVSNAAAGSVIGKGGSTITDFQSQSGARIQLSRNHEFFPGTTDRIIMISGTINDVLKAVELILAKLLSELHAEGSDDVEPKTKVRLVVPNSSCGGIIGKGGSTIKSFIEESHAGIKISPQDNSFYGLNDRLVTLAGTLDEQMMAIDLILSKLSEDPHYSQSMNAPFSYPGVFFSGFHGTPYTYVLPSVATAPQNAMSYGTNGAGGKFQNNKEDRSNSVTIGVADGHIGFVVGRGGRNIMEIGQVTGARIKISDRGDFVTGTTNRKVTITGSHRAIRAAESMIMQKVAYASERVID; encoded by the exons ATGGAGAAGGCCACATACATGAAGTTTCTCGTGTCAAATGCTGCAGCTGGTTCTGTTATTGGAAAGGGCGGATCAACAATAACTGATTTCCAGTCGCAGTCTGGAGCTCGAATTCAGTTGTCACGCAACCATGAGTTTTTCCCGGGGACCACTGACAGGATTATTATGATATCTGGAACAATTAATGACGTGCTTAAGGCTGTAGAGCTGATTCTTGCCAAATTGTTGAGTGAG CTTCATGCTGAAGGAAGTGATGATGTTGAGCCAAAAACAAAAGTCAGGCTTGTTGTTCCAAATAGCTCATGTGGTGGCATAATCGGGAAGGGTGGTTCCACTATAAA GTCCTTTATTGAAGAATCACATGCTGGAATTAAGATATCTCCTCAGGATAATAGCTTCTATGGGTTGAATGATAGGCTAGTGACACTGGCAGGAACTCTTGACGAACAGATGATGGCTATTGATCTGATTCTTTCTAAGCTGTCTGAAGACCCCCATTACTCCCAGTCCATGAATGCCCCATTTTCATATCCAG GTGTTTTCTTCTCCGGTTTTCATGGTACTCCATATACATATGTGCTTCCTTCTGTTGCAACAGCACCCCAGAATGCAATGAGCTATGGAACAAATGGGGCTGGAGGGAAGTTTCAGAACAACAAG GAGGATCGAAGTAACTCCGTGACTATTGGGGTTGCAGATGGACATATTGGGTTTGTTGTTGGTCGTGGTGGAAGAAACATAATGGAAATCGGCCAG GTTACAGGGGCCAGAATAAAGATATCAGATAGAGGTGATTTTGTGACTGGGACGACTAATAG GAAAGTCACAATTACAGGATCACACAGAGCAATTCGTGCAGCCGAGTCCATGATAATGCAGAAAGTGGCCTATGCTTCCGAGAGGGTGATTGATTAG
- the LOC109011343 gene encoding protein BTR1-like isoform X4: MEKATYMKFLVSNAAAGSVIGKGGSTITDFQSQSGARIQLSRNHEFFPGTTDRIIMISGTINDVLKAVELILAKLLSELHAEGSDDVEPKTKVRLVVPNSSCGGIIGKGGSTIKSFIEESHAGIKISPQDNSFYGLNDRLVTLAGTLDEQMMAIDLILSKLSEDPHYSQSMNAPFSYPAPQNAMSYGTNGAGGKFQNNKEDRSNSVTIGVADGHIGFVVGRGGRNIMEIGQVTGARIKISDRGDFVTGTTNRKVTITGSHRAIRAAESMIMQKVAYASERVID; this comes from the exons ATGGAGAAGGCCACATACATGAAGTTTCTCGTGTCAAATGCTGCAGCTGGTTCTGTTATTGGAAAGGGCGGATCAACAATAACTGATTTCCAGTCGCAGTCTGGAGCTCGAATTCAGTTGTCACGCAACCATGAGTTTTTCCCGGGGACCACTGACAGGATTATTATGATATCTGGAACAATTAATGACGTGCTTAAGGCTGTAGAGCTGATTCTTGCCAAATTGTTGAGTGAG CTTCATGCTGAAGGAAGTGATGATGTTGAGCCAAAAACAAAAGTCAGGCTTGTTGTTCCAAATAGCTCATGTGGTGGCATAATCGGGAAGGGTGGTTCCACTATAAA GTCCTTTATTGAAGAATCACATGCTGGAATTAAGATATCTCCTCAGGATAATAGCTTCTATGGGTTGAATGATAGGCTAGTGACACTGGCAGGAACTCTTGACGAACAGATGATGGCTATTGATCTGATTCTTTCTAAGCTGTCTGAAGACCCCCATTACTCCCAGTCCATGAATGCCCCATTTTCATATCCAG CACCCCAGAATGCAATGAGCTATGGAACAAATGGGGCTGGAGGGAAGTTTCAGAACAACAAG GAGGATCGAAGTAACTCCGTGACTATTGGGGTTGCAGATGGACATATTGGGTTTGTTGTTGGTCGTGGTGGAAGAAACATAATGGAAATCGGCCAG GTTACAGGGGCCAGAATAAAGATATCAGATAGAGGTGATTTTGTGACTGGGACGACTAATAG GAAAGTCACAATTACAGGATCACACAGAGCAATTCGTGCAGCCGAGTCCATGATAATGCAGAAAGTGGCCTATGCTTCCGAGAGGGTGATTGATTAG
- the LOC109011343 gene encoding protein BTR1-like isoform X1 translates to MESTESSYMSSPEAPRKRSPPPPKSPTSDSMEKATYMKFLVSNAAAGSVIGKGGSTITDFQSQSGARIQLSRNHEFFPGTTDRIIMISGTINDVLKAVELILAKLLSELHAEGSDDVEPKTKVRLVVPNSSCGGIIGKGGSTIKSFIEESHAGIKISPQDNSFYGLNDRLVTLAGTLDEQMMAIDLILSKLSEDPHYSQSMNAPFSYPGVFFSGFHGTPYTYVLPSVATAPQNAMSYGTNGAGGKFQNNKEDRSNSVTIGVADGHIGFVVGRGGRNIMEIGQVTGARIKISDRGDFVTGTTNRKVTITGSHRAIRAAESMIMQKVAYASERVID, encoded by the exons ATGGAGTCAACTGAGTCTTCGTACATGTCGTCACCGGAGGCACCGCGTAAGAGATCTCCACCGCCTCCCAAGTCTCCTACCTCAG ATTCTATGGAGAAGGCCACATACATGAAGTTTCTCGTGTCAAATGCTGCAGCTGGTTCTGTTATTGGAAAGGGCGGATCAACAATAACTGATTTCCAGTCGCAGTCTGGAGCTCGAATTCAGTTGTCACGCAACCATGAGTTTTTCCCGGGGACCACTGACAGGATTATTATGATATCTGGAACAATTAATGACGTGCTTAAGGCTGTAGAGCTGATTCTTGCCAAATTGTTGAGTGAG CTTCATGCTGAAGGAAGTGATGATGTTGAGCCAAAAACAAAAGTCAGGCTTGTTGTTCCAAATAGCTCATGTGGTGGCATAATCGGGAAGGGTGGTTCCACTATAAA GTCCTTTATTGAAGAATCACATGCTGGAATTAAGATATCTCCTCAGGATAATAGCTTCTATGGGTTGAATGATAGGCTAGTGACACTGGCAGGAACTCTTGACGAACAGATGATGGCTATTGATCTGATTCTTTCTAAGCTGTCTGAAGACCCCCATTACTCCCAGTCCATGAATGCCCCATTTTCATATCCAG GTGTTTTCTTCTCCGGTTTTCATGGTACTCCATATACATATGTGCTTCCTTCTGTTGCAACAGCACCCCAGAATGCAATGAGCTATGGAACAAATGGGGCTGGAGGGAAGTTTCAGAACAACAAG GAGGATCGAAGTAACTCCGTGACTATTGGGGTTGCAGATGGACATATTGGGTTTGTTGTTGGTCGTGGTGGAAGAAACATAATGGAAATCGGCCAG GTTACAGGGGCCAGAATAAAGATATCAGATAGAGGTGATTTTGTGACTGGGACGACTAATAG GAAAGTCACAATTACAGGATCACACAGAGCAATTCGTGCAGCCGAGTCCATGATAATGCAGAAAGTGGCCTATGCTTCCGAGAGGGTGATTGATTAG
- the LOC109011345 gene encoding histone H2B.3-like, with amino-acid sequence MAPKPEKKPAEKKPAEKAPVAAAAAEKKPRAEKKLPKEAASSVVDKKKKKAKRSVETYKMYIFKVLKQVHPDIGISGKAMGIMNSFINDIFEKLAQESSRLARYNKKPTITSREIQTAVRLVLPGELAKHAVSEGTKAVTKFTSS; translated from the coding sequence ATGGCGCCCAAGCCAGAGAAGAAGCCAGCCGAGAAGAAGCCGGCGGAGAAAGCTCCGGTAGCGGCGGCGGCAGCTGAGAAGAAGCCAAGGGCAGAGAAGAAGCTCCCTAAAGAAGCGGCCTCGTCGGTCGtcgacaagaagaagaagaaggccaAAAGAAGCGTGGAGACGTACAAGATGTACATATTCAAGGTGTTGAAGCAGGTCCACCCGGACATCGGGATCTCCGGCAAGGCCATGGGGATTATGAACAGCTTCATCAACGATATCTTCGAGAAGCTCGCCCAGGAGTCCTCCAGACTCGCACGGTACAACAAGAAGCCGACAATTACCTCGCGCGAGATCCAAACGGCGGTGCGGCTGGTATTGCCAGGCGAGCTTGCCAAGCACGCCGTGTCGGAGGGCACTAAGGCGGTCACAAAGTTCACCAGCTCTTAG
- the LOC109011343 gene encoding protein BTR1-like isoform X2 encodes MESTESSYMSSPEAPRKRSPPPPKSPTSDSMEKATYMKFLVSNAAAGSVIGKGGSTITDFQSQSGARIQLSRNHEFFPGTTDRIIMISGTINDVLKAVELILAKLLSELHAEGSDDVEPKTKVRLVVPNSSCGGIIGKGGSTIKSFIEESHAGIKISPQDNSFYGLNDRLVTLAGTLDEQMMAIDLILSKLSEDPHYSQSMNAPFSYPAPQNAMSYGTNGAGGKFQNNKEDRSNSVTIGVADGHIGFVVGRGGRNIMEIGQVTGARIKISDRGDFVTGTTNRKVTITGSHRAIRAAESMIMQKVAYASERVID; translated from the exons ATGGAGTCAACTGAGTCTTCGTACATGTCGTCACCGGAGGCACCGCGTAAGAGATCTCCACCGCCTCCCAAGTCTCCTACCTCAG ATTCTATGGAGAAGGCCACATACATGAAGTTTCTCGTGTCAAATGCTGCAGCTGGTTCTGTTATTGGAAAGGGCGGATCAACAATAACTGATTTCCAGTCGCAGTCTGGAGCTCGAATTCAGTTGTCACGCAACCATGAGTTTTTCCCGGGGACCACTGACAGGATTATTATGATATCTGGAACAATTAATGACGTGCTTAAGGCTGTAGAGCTGATTCTTGCCAAATTGTTGAGTGAG CTTCATGCTGAAGGAAGTGATGATGTTGAGCCAAAAACAAAAGTCAGGCTTGTTGTTCCAAATAGCTCATGTGGTGGCATAATCGGGAAGGGTGGTTCCACTATAAA GTCCTTTATTGAAGAATCACATGCTGGAATTAAGATATCTCCTCAGGATAATAGCTTCTATGGGTTGAATGATAGGCTAGTGACACTGGCAGGAACTCTTGACGAACAGATGATGGCTATTGATCTGATTCTTTCTAAGCTGTCTGAAGACCCCCATTACTCCCAGTCCATGAATGCCCCATTTTCATATCCAG CACCCCAGAATGCAATGAGCTATGGAACAAATGGGGCTGGAGGGAAGTTTCAGAACAACAAG GAGGATCGAAGTAACTCCGTGACTATTGGGGTTGCAGATGGACATATTGGGTTTGTTGTTGGTCGTGGTGGAAGAAACATAATGGAAATCGGCCAG GTTACAGGGGCCAGAATAAAGATATCAGATAGAGGTGATTTTGTGACTGGGACGACTAATAG GAAAGTCACAATTACAGGATCACACAGAGCAATTCGTGCAGCCGAGTCCATGATAATGCAGAAAGTGGCCTATGCTTCCGAGAGGGTGATTGATTAG